One part of the Bacteroidia bacterium genome encodes these proteins:
- a CDS encoding PKD domain-containing protein, with protein sequence MRIFTSLFSLLFFFPVFLYSQQSYQLEFQSYSIDPPISFDTLDQGEIILAHQIFDTNIGKESTALTYLTAQADTFWTRSFPDFRAQEILQDSSGFILAGNGLLKVDVQGILNWAFSYGRNILALALDGQNGYLIGGSNFLARIDANGSILWAKDLPLLIEKIILSKDGNFAAAGSSNFGQGFPTLLSFDVQGNILFAYEYIDTHPQALGTAVDIVQGIDSTYYLAANITSTSFVNEAAVLKTRSGGELIWLAKGGLVSGNDKWLYSLSLDEEQKLYLGGRGGSFMGGLNGRIPFIAKIDSSGSPEIAKEILYAGSAKQVNVKGDKLWVAGSYDIEFSGKEYFALFDTSLRYCSFSNSSGLTGFTKSNAVSRNNLSLTPANLSISPGPLSFSRNLSIPFLKGCFSCGDSAIAAFSHEINGNSISFQDSSTSALEWFWDFGDGNSTNQQNPSHTYASAGSYEVCLSVGNACGTATFCDSVSLWRTSRFPEEETFRLLLSPNPARDIVKIQIEAATFDTYQISLISIEGKRLKTFSSGLQNEIELNISEYPGGIYLLEVKSSAGNKHLQKFIIDVAK encoded by the coding sequence TTTCCTTGCTCTTCTTTTTTCCTGTTTTCCTGTATAGCCAGCAGTCCTATCAGTTGGAGTTCCAATCCTACTCCATAGACCCACCCATCAGTTTTGATACCCTCGACCAGGGAGAGATCATTCTTGCCCATCAGATTTTCGATACTAATATAGGGAAAGAGAGTACGGCTCTCACCTACCTTACGGCACAAGCAGACACTTTTTGGACCCGGAGCTTTCCGGATTTCAGGGCTCAGGAAATACTGCAGGATTCAAGTGGATTTATTCTGGCAGGAAATGGGCTGCTGAAAGTAGATGTCCAGGGGATTTTGAACTGGGCATTTTCCTATGGAAGGAATATTCTGGCCCTGGCTTTGGATGGGCAAAATGGATATCTGATTGGCGGCTCAAACTTCCTCGCACGTATCGATGCCAATGGGAGCATCCTCTGGGCAAAAGATTTGCCCCTACTCATTGAAAAGATTATCCTGAGCAAAGATGGAAATTTTGCTGCAGCTGGCAGTTCTAATTTTGGTCAGGGTTTTCCGACCCTCCTCAGCTTCGATGTACAAGGCAATATCCTTTTTGCGTATGAATATATCGACACACATCCACAGGCGCTTGGAACAGCCGTAGATATCGTACAGGGCATCGATTCCACCTATTACCTGGCTGCGAATATCACCAGCACAAGCTTTGTCAATGAAGCTGCGGTCCTAAAAACCCGTTCGGGTGGAGAGTTGATCTGGCTGGCAAAAGGAGGACTAGTAAGTGGCAATGATAAATGGCTTTATTCCCTTAGCCTGGATGAAGAACAAAAATTGTATCTGGGTGGAAGAGGCGGAAGTTTTATGGGGGGACTCAACGGACGTATTCCTTTTATCGCAAAAATTGATTCTTCAGGAAGTCCTGAAATTGCCAAAGAAATCCTCTATGCAGGTTCGGCTAAACAAGTGAATGTGAAAGGAGATAAACTTTGGGTAGCAGGTTCTTATGACATTGAATTCTCAGGCAAAGAATATTTTGCCCTCTTCGATACCAGTCTCAGGTATTGCTCCTTTAGCAATTCTTCTGGCCTGACTGGCTTTACCAAAAGCAATGCTGTCAGTAGAAACAATCTCAGCCTCACCCCTGCCAACCTTAGCATTTCCCCTGGCCCGCTCAGTTTTTCCAGAAATCTTTCCATTCCCTTTCTAAAAGGGTGTTTTTCTTGTGGGGATTCGGCGATAGCAGCTTTTAGCCATGAAATAAATGGAAATAGCATCAGCTTTCAGGACAGTTCCACATCAGCACTGGAATGGTTTTGGGATTTCGGAGATGGAAATAGTACAAACCAACAGAATCCTTCACATACTTATGCCAGCGCGGGAAGTTATGAAGTTTGTCTAAGTGTGGGGAATGCCTGCGGAACAGCAACTTTCTGCGATAGTGTTTCTCTTTGGCGCACTTCTCGTTTCCCCGAAGAGGAAACATTTCGTCTACTCCTTTCCCCAAATCCAGCAAGAGATATTGTAAAGATTCAGATAGAAGCCGCGACATTTGATACCTACCAAATCAGTCTGATAAGTATAGAAGGCAAAAGGCTCAAGACCTTTTCCTCTGGCTTACAGAATGAAATAGAATTGAATATTAGTGAATACCCGGGCGGCATATATTTGTTGGAAGTAAAGTCGTCAGCAGGCAACAAACACTTACAGAAGTTTATTATTGATGTCGCTAAGTAG
- a CDS encoding threonine/serine dehydratase, with amino-acid sequence MNILSDIQVANQRIDPYILRTPVEYSPYLSKMCEAEVWLKLEHLQITGSFKLRGATNKVLSLSDEEKTKGVITASTGNHGSAFAYIADKLNCKGSIYLPPTAAKTKVEMMRMYKVDLEFFGKDSVDAELEAKRVAEEEGRLFLSPYNDREIVAGQGTIGVELEEQVPEMDSVLVPVGGGGLISGIAGYLKAQKPEVEVIGCQPANSAVMYESVKADKILELESLPTLSDGTAGGMEPDSITFDMCKAWVDDYIVVSEEEIRAGLRFLLEKHYFMVEGAAALSVASLLQQKHRFKGKTVVLILCGRKLGLETLKEILS; translated from the coding sequence ATGAACATTCTCTCAGATATCCAAGTCGCCAATCAACGCATTGATCCCTACATTCTCCGAACTCCCGTAGAGTATTCTCCTTATCTCAGCAAGATGTGTGAGGCAGAAGTCTGGCTCAAACTGGAACATCTTCAGATTACGGGTTCATTTAAATTGAGAGGAGCCACCAATAAGGTTCTCTCCCTTTCCGATGAAGAAAAAACAAAAGGTGTTATCACCGCTTCCACGGGCAATCACGGCTCTGCATTCGCCTATATAGCAGACAAACTCAATTGCAAAGGAAGCATTTACCTACCCCCCACTGCTGCAAAAACCAAAGTCGAAATGATGCGCATGTACAAAGTTGATCTCGAGTTTTTCGGGAAAGACTCTGTAGATGCTGAATTGGAAGCTAAAAGAGTTGCCGAAGAAGAAGGGCGACTTTTCCTTTCCCCTTATAATGACAGAGAAATCGTGGCAGGTCAGGGAACCATAGGAGTGGAACTCGAAGAGCAAGTACCCGAAATGGATAGTGTTCTCGTTCCTGTAGGAGGAGGAGGCTTGATTTCAGGTATAGCAGGCTACCTCAAGGCACAGAAGCCAGAAGTAGAAGTAATCGGCTGCCAACCTGCCAACTCTGCCGTCATGTACGAGTCTGTCAAAGCAGATAAAATTCTTGAGCTGGAATCATTGCCTACGCTCTCGGACGGGACGGCAGGAGGAATGGAACCGGATAGTATCACCTTTGATATGTGCAAAGCATGGGTGGATGATTATATCGTGGTTTCTGAAGAAGAAATCAGAGCCGGACTGCGCTTCTTGCTGGAAAAGCATTACTTCATGGTCGAAGGCGCAGCGGCTCTGTCAGTTGCTTCTTTATTACAACAGAAGCATCGATTCAAAGGAAAAACCGTGGTGCTGATTCTATGTGGGAGAAAGTTGGGGCTGGAAACTCTCAAAGAGATACTTTCCTAA
- a CDS encoding NAD(P)-dependent alcohol dehydrogenase: MKAVVYRKYGDPGVLELADIPQPKIKADEVLVEVHAAALNPIDCEIRKGRARIATGNKFPRIPGSDFSGKIVEKGASVQAFEIGQEVYGMSKTLKGGAYAEFIAIKATEIGLKPVGLNFKEAASLPLAALTALQGMRDLANLKAGQKVYLHGASGGVGVYAIQIAKALGAKITATCSYRNVDRLKALGADEVIDYTKGNILHNEARFHLFYDIYGNQSFLKTKHLLTSSGSYVSTIPSPQNFFLEFLSFLSRKKAKVVIVKSLTKDLDVLGKMIERGQLRPIIDREYSMDEVEKAQEYQESRRAKGKILLEIR; this comes from the coding sequence ATGAAAGCTGTTGTTTATAGAAAATATGGCGATCCAGGTGTACTGGAACTTGCAGACATTCCCCAACCAAAGATAAAAGCAGATGAAGTCCTGGTAGAAGTGCATGCTGCTGCTTTGAACCCTATTGATTGTGAAATCAGAAAAGGGAGGGCCCGAATTGCTACGGGGAATAAGTTTCCCCGAATTCCGGGATCAGATTTTAGCGGGAAGATCGTAGAGAAAGGCGCATCCGTTCAAGCATTTGAAATTGGGCAGGAAGTTTACGGTATGAGCAAAACCTTGAAAGGGGGAGCTTATGCAGAGTTTATCGCTATCAAAGCAACTGAGATCGGGCTAAAACCTGTGGGACTAAATTTCAAAGAAGCTGCTTCCCTTCCCCTGGCCGCTTTGACGGCTTTACAAGGCATGAGAGATTTGGCAAATCTTAAAGCAGGACAAAAGGTCTATTTACATGGAGCTTCGGGAGGAGTTGGGGTTTATGCTATCCAAATAGCTAAAGCTTTGGGAGCAAAGATTACAGCGACTTGTAGCTACCGCAATGTGGATCGGCTGAAAGCATTGGGGGCAGATGAGGTGATTGATTATACCAAAGGGAATATTTTGCATAATGAGGCTCGCTTCCATCTCTTTTATGATATCTATGGGAATCAATCTTTTCTGAAAACAAAACATTTGTTGACTTCTTCCGGCTCCTATGTTTCAACTATTCCGAGTCCTCAAAACTTTTTTCTGGAATTTCTTAGTTTTTTATCGAGGAAAAAGGCCAAAGTTGTTATAGTTAAATCTTTGACAAAGGACCTGGATGTATTGGGTAAAATGATTGAAAGGGGGCAATTGAGGCCGATTATTGATAGGGAATATAGCATGGATGAAGTAGAAAAAGCGCAGGAATATCAGGAGAGTCGGAGGGCCAAAGGAAAAATTCTACTGGAAATCCGGTAG
- a CDS encoding D-2-hydroxyacid dehydrogenase: protein MKIVVLDGHTVNHGDLSWEAFERLGEFEVYPRSKRAEILSRSKDADAILINKAPISRETLAQLPKLKYIGILATGYNTVDTFAARERGIPVCNAAGYASESVAQHVFAFLLGLANHVAVHDADVRSGGWTNSPDWTYQRKPMIELWGKTMGIIGLGRIGKTTARLAQGFGMKVIAYNRSSKNVEGVEMRSMDEVFAESDVISLHCPLTAENREFINAEKLALMKSTSILINTGRGALVQEADLAEALNSGRIRAAGLDVLHQEPPSMDNPLIHAKNCIITPHNAWGTRECRARLIQIAADNLENFQSGSPSNVVN, encoded by the coding sequence TGGCCATACCGTCAACCATGGAGATCTGAGCTGGGAAGCATTTGAACGGCTGGGTGAATTTGAAGTTTATCCCAGAAGTAAGCGAGCGGAAATCCTTTCCAGGTCTAAAGATGCCGATGCTATCCTGATCAATAAAGCCCCAATTAGCAGAGAAACACTCGCACAATTACCCAAACTGAAGTACATAGGAATTTTAGCAACGGGCTACAATACGGTAGATACTTTTGCAGCTCGAGAAAGAGGAATTCCGGTTTGCAATGCTGCCGGCTATGCTTCAGAATCGGTTGCTCAGCATGTGTTTGCCTTTTTGCTGGGGTTGGCAAATCATGTGGCTGTGCATGATGCAGATGTGAGAAGTGGAGGATGGACAAATTCGCCGGATTGGACCTATCAGCGAAAGCCTATGATAGAACTTTGGGGAAAGACAATGGGAATCATTGGCCTTGGGAGAATTGGAAAGACTACAGCTCGGCTTGCTCAGGGATTTGGGATGAAAGTGATCGCCTACAACAGAAGTTCTAAAAATGTAGAGGGAGTTGAGATGCGAAGTATGGATGAGGTGTTTGCGGAAAGTGATGTCATCAGTCTGCATTGTCCCCTGACAGCTGAGAATCGAGAATTTATAAATGCAGAGAAACTGGCTTTGATGAAATCCACCTCCATATTAATCAATACAGGCAGAGGAGCCCTGGTCCAGGAAGCTGATCTGGCGGAAGCCTTGAATAGCGGGAGGATTCGAGCAGCTGGTCTGGATGTTTTACATCAGGAACCTCCCAGTATGGATAATCCCCTCATCCATGCAAAGAACTGCATCATCACTCCTCATAATGCATGGGGAACCCGAGAATGTCGGGCAAGACTGATCCAGATCGCTGCCGATAATCTTGAGAACTTTCAAAGTGGAAGTCCCAGCAATGTTGTCAACTAA